One genomic segment of Occultella kanbiaonis includes these proteins:
- a CDS encoding FBP domain-containing protein: protein MNPLTEKQIRTSFINASRGEANRAVLPDLDEIAWDGLDYLGWQDPKSPLAAYAVLELDGAPTGILLRSGDARTGRVRRQAMCAWCEDVIDTGDVVLYVARRGGDSGRRGNTIGTLICRQFACSANVRRTPTAVEANDAAGRELIVRRRIAGLRERSEQFVREIRSTR from the coding sequence ATGAATCCCCTGACCGAGAAACAGATCCGCACGTCCTTCATCAACGCCTCCCGTGGCGAGGCCAACAGGGCCGTCCTGCCCGATCTCGACGAGATCGCCTGGGACGGCCTCGACTACCTGGGCTGGCAGGACCCGAAGTCTCCGCTGGCCGCGTACGCCGTGCTCGAGCTCGACGGCGCACCCACGGGCATCCTGCTCCGCTCCGGCGACGCCCGCACCGGCCGAGTTCGGCGGCAGGCCATGTGCGCCTGGTGCGAGGACGTCATCGACACCGGGGACGTGGTGCTCTACGTGGCCCGCCGCGGTGGCGATTCCGGGCGACGCGGCAACACGATCGGCACGCTGATCTGCCGGCAGTTCGCCTGCTCGGCAAACGTGCGCAGGACCCCGACCGCCGTGGAGGCGAACGATGCAGCCGGCCGTGAGCTGATCGTGCGCCGGCGGATAGCAGGCCTGCGCGAGCGGTCCGAGCAGTTCGTCCGCGAGATTCGCAGCACCCGCTGA